From the genome of Triticum aestivum cultivar Chinese Spring chromosome 3B, IWGSC CS RefSeq v2.1, whole genome shotgun sequence, one region includes:
- the LOC123069237 gene encoding uncharacterized protein, which produces MLLLQSLGQRTAGTSRHRSRAWSLSSSQELEARLRSTGFQLQPPLGILHRLLLLLSSDGCSKPFLLVLASATDHEAEEVRHKVYETSELLYATARSEEEQMNHKKLKFELCCWKWISQWQKQQRGHKEAEEVFQRYTS; this is translated from the exons ATGCTCCTTCTCCAAAGCCTTGGGCAGCGCACCGCCGGCACATCTCGCCACCGTTCTCGCGCCTGGTCGTTGTCCTCATCCCAG GAGCTCGAGGCTCGCCTCAGATCGACCGGCTTCCAGCTCCAGCCTCCCCTAGGTATCCTCCACCGCCTGCTGCTACTTCTCTCCTCCGACGGCTGCAGCAAGCCATTCCTGCTGGTGCTCGCCTCAGCCACTGACCATGAGGCAGAAGAAGTCCGTCACAAG GTGTATGAGACTTCGGAGCTTCTATATGCAACAGCAAGAAGTGAGGAGGAACAAATGAACCATAAAAAGCTTAAATTTGAACTCTGTTG TTGGAAGTGGATAAGTCAATGGCAAAAGCAGCAACGTGGCCACAAGGAAGCTGAGGAG GTTTTCCAAAGATACACAAGTTAA